A window of Tautonia plasticadhaerens contains these coding sequences:
- a CDS encoding TolC family protein, whose product MPALPESFNGVTTPDNSSQLGVQEFYRDPTLLRLIEQALADNRELKILNEEVQIASNEILSRSGAYLPFLTIGPEVGLQRFSDRTLEGAAIDVDPFVLNPDKFFKNPHANYLLGTNFTWQVDIYRQLRNARDAAARRYVAAIERRNFFETRLVADIAENYFRLMALDKRLENLNQIIAFLEQSLIIAEARKEAARDTELAVLRFEAEVRRNQSEKLIVYQDIIETENRINVLIYRYPQSVERNSAGFFDLYINSLDVGVPSELLQNRPDIRQAERQLEAAGLDVQVARVNFFPQLILNAGVGLQSFNMAGLFSPAAVLGNVAAGFVGPLVNRRAIKADYLSSNARQLQVIYDYQRTILEAFTEVVNRLTEVQNYSESVALRKQQLASLEAAVDVANQLFQFARTEYLDVLTAQRDLRDARTALIDTKEQQLTAVVNAYQALGGGTLWSIADREDVLHPIPLVHGALGDKDFWALSQIHYGSGRYFKALRASLQGVIPYRDHLNPPDPYEVPNVDQPAPALIEETLPPAQLLPDTEPDDDPGLPPALPPMPPPADEAGPFGRTQ is encoded by the coding sequence ATGCCGGCGCTGCCTGAGAGCTTCAACGGGGTGACCACCCCGGACAACTCCTCCCAGCTCGGGGTCCAGGAGTTCTACCGGGATCCGACGCTCCTGCGCCTGATCGAACAGGCCCTGGCCGACAATCGGGAGCTGAAGATCCTGAACGAGGAGGTGCAGATCGCCAGCAACGAGATCCTGTCGCGCTCCGGGGCCTACCTGCCCTTCCTCACCATCGGGCCCGAGGTGGGCCTACAGCGGTTCAGCGATCGCACGCTCGAGGGGGCCGCCATCGACGTCGATCCCTTCGTCTTAAACCCCGATAAATTCTTCAAGAACCCGCACGCCAACTATCTGCTCGGGACCAACTTCACCTGGCAGGTCGACATCTATCGGCAGCTGAGGAATGCGCGGGACGCGGCGGCTCGGCGCTACGTCGCCGCCATCGAGCGGAGGAACTTCTTCGAGACCCGCTTAGTCGCAGACATCGCCGAGAATTACTTCCGGCTGATGGCGCTCGACAAGCGGCTCGAGAACCTGAACCAGATCATCGCGTTCCTGGAGCAGAGCCTCATAATCGCCGAGGCCAGGAAGGAGGCCGCCCGAGACACCGAACTGGCCGTCCTCCGGTTCGAGGCCGAGGTCCGCAGGAACCAGAGCGAGAAGCTGATCGTCTACCAGGACATCATCGAGACCGAGAACCGCATCAACGTCCTGATCTATCGCTACCCGCAGAGCGTCGAGCGCAACTCGGCGGGGTTCTTCGACCTGTACATCAACTCGCTCGACGTCGGGGTGCCCTCGGAGCTGCTTCAGAATCGGCCCGACATCCGCCAGGCCGAGCGGCAGTTGGAGGCCGCCGGGCTCGACGTGCAGGTCGCCCGCGTCAACTTCTTCCCCCAGCTGATCCTCAACGCCGGCGTCGGCCTCCAGTCCTTCAACATGGCCGGCCTCTTCTCGCCGGCGGCGGTGCTCGGCAACGTGGCCGCGGGCTTCGTCGGCCCGCTGGTCAATCGGAGGGCGATCAAGGCCGATTACCTCTCCAGCAACGCCCGGCAGCTCCAGGTCATCTACGACTACCAGAGAACCATCCTCGAGGCCTTCACCGAGGTCGTCAACCGCCTGACCGAGGTGCAGAACTACAGCGAGAGCGTCGCGCTCAGGAAGCAGCAGTTGGCCTCGCTCGAGGCCGCGGTCGATGTCGCCAACCAGCTCTTCCAGTTTGCCCGCACCGAATACCTCGACGTGCTCACCGCCCAGCGAGACCTCAGGGACGCGAGGACGGCCCTGATCGACACCAAGGAACAGCAGCTGACCGCCGTCGTGAACGCCTATCAGGCCCTCGGCGGCGGTACCCTGTGGTCGATCGCCGATCGGGAAGACGTGCTGCATCCGATCCCCCTCGTGCACGGGGCCCTCGGGGACAAGGACTTCTGGGCGCTCTCGCAGATCCATTACGGGTCAGGCCGATATTTCAAGGCCCTCCGAGCGTCCCTCCAGGGGGTCATCCCCTACCGCGACCACCTCAACCCTCCCGATCCCTACGAGGTCCCAAATGTCGACCAGCCAGCCCCTGCCCTGATCGAGGAAACCCTCCCGCCTGCTCAACTCCTCCCCGATACGGAGCCCGACGACGACCCGGGACTTCCGCCCGCGCTGCCGCCCATGCCGCCACCCGCGGACGAAGCTGGCCCATTCGGCCGGACCCAGTAG
- a CDS encoding COG3415 family protein has product MAACDEGDATREQVAARFSVSVSWIRKLMRQRRETGSIAPRPHGGGRAPAFDPGAAGRLREAVRADDDATLEGLARVAGVSCCPSAVHRTLVRLGITRNKSRGGRPSRTGPS; this is encoded by the coding sequence GTGGCGGCTTGCGACGAGGGCGACGCCACCCGCGAGCAGGTCGCCGCCCGCTTCTCGGTCAGCGTCTCCTGGATCCGCAAGCTGATGCGTCAACGGCGGGAGACCGGCTCGATCGCGCCGCGGCCGCACGGCGGCGGGCGAGCCCCGGCCTTCGACCCCGGGGCCGCCGGGCGGCTCCGCGAGGCGGTCCGAGCCGATGACGACGCCACGCTGGAGGGGCTGGCCCGCGTCGCCGGCGTCTCGTGCTGCCCCTCGGCCGTGCACCGGACGCTGGTGCGTCTGGGGATCACGCGCAACAAAAGTCGCGGCGGGCGGCCGAGCAGGACCGGCCCGAGTTGA
- a CDS encoding IS5 family transposase, translating to MRKPYKTDLTDAQWTIIEPFIPPRRPGGRPRATDIREVLNTLLYQARTGCQWELLPHDLLPRSTVWDDFQQWRDDGTWQRIADALRPQVREAKGREPTPRVGYIDSQTVKGTEVGGERGFDGGKLVRGRKRHALFDSLGLLLAVVITAASADDGATAPEVLGRLDRPRYPRLEVIYGDTKYNNRRPDGWLQETEAPFRVEVVKRPEGEAGFVKLPKRWVAERSFAWLGRDRRHSKDYEWNPESSGAWVRISAIGGMLRRLAPDETRKPAPFMYRKPQAA from the coding sequence ATGCGAAAGCCCTACAAGACTGACCTGACTGACGCCCAGTGGACGATCATCGAGCCGTTCATCCCGCCCCGCCGGCCCGGCGGTCGGCCACGCGCGACCGACATCCGCGAGGTGCTCAACACCCTGCTGTACCAGGCCCGCACCGGCTGCCAGTGGGAGTTGCTGCCGCACGACCTGCTGCCCAGGAGCACCGTCTGGGACGACTTCCAGCAGTGGCGCGACGACGGCACCTGGCAGCGGATCGCCGACGCCCTCCGCCCGCAGGTGCGAGAGGCCAAGGGGCGTGAGCCGACGCCGCGCGTCGGCTACATCGACAGCCAGACGGTCAAGGGCACGGAGGTCGGCGGCGAGCGGGGCTTCGACGGCGGCAAGCTGGTCCGCGGGCGGAAGCGGCACGCCCTGTTCGACTCGCTGGGGCTGCTGCTGGCGGTGGTGATCACCGCGGCCTCGGCCGACGACGGGGCGACGGCCCCCGAGGTCCTGGGGCGGCTGGACCGGCCGCGGTATCCCCGGCTGGAGGTGATCTATGGGGACACCAAGTACAACAACCGGCGGCCGGACGGCTGGCTCCAGGAGACGGAGGCCCCCTTCCGGGTCGAGGTGGTCAAGCGTCCCGAAGGGGAGGCGGGGTTCGTGAAGCTGCCGAAGCGATGGGTAGCCGAGCGGAGTTTCGCGTGGCTGGGCCGGGACCGGCGGCACAGCAAGGACTACGAGTGGAATCCCGAGTCGAGTGGGGCGTGGGTGCGGATCAGCGCCATCGGGGGGATGCTGCGGAGGCTGGCCCCCGACGAGACGCGGAAGCCGGCTCCATTCATGTACAGGAAACCCCAGGCCGCCTAG
- a CDS encoding IS1182 family transposase: MSLHPRPIGSVPEEAARVAHAAFPGGNTYIALRDELGTIFRDDDFADPYPSRGRPAESPWRLALVTVFQFAEGLSDRRAADAVRGRIDWKYALGLGLDDPGFDASVLCEFRARLVAGSAEGRLLDALLDLCRGRGWLKTRGRQRTDATHVLARVRNLDRLECVVETMRHVLNSLAAADPEWLRRQARAEWVERYGRRAEESRLPDSEEGRRALAREVGKDGHALLAAAYDAGAPPSVARSPAVETLRRVWVQHFLVEAGGLRWRAEGDGIPPSAASINSPHDSEARYGKKRSTIWVGYKAHLTETCDDESPHLVVQVTTAPAPAADGDALAGIYEQLGRKDSLPGKHLADTGYIDAELLVSSRRDHGVELIGPTRPDYGWQALAGGGFTASDFAIDWEGSRATCPEGRVSSGWTPAVERDHTEVVHIKFSRKDCKPCPARERCTGAARRSLTIRAREPFEALRAARAREETEEYRADYAHRAGIEGTISQAVRVAGLRRSRYAGRAKTHLQHLATAAAIDILRVVDWLAEAPREATRTCAFVRLITAAVPA; this comes from the coding sequence ATGTCGCTTCACCCACGGCCGATCGGATCGGTGCCCGAGGAGGCCGCCCGCGTCGCGCACGCCGCCTTCCCCGGTGGCAACACCTACATTGCCCTGCGCGATGAGCTGGGCACGATCTTCCGAGACGACGACTTCGCCGACCCGTACCCGAGCCGCGGCCGCCCCGCTGAGTCCCCCTGGCGGCTGGCCCTCGTGACCGTCTTCCAGTTCGCCGAGGGGCTGTCCGACCGCCGCGCCGCCGACGCGGTGCGCGGGCGGATCGACTGGAAGTACGCCCTCGGCCTGGGGCTCGACGACCCCGGCTTCGACGCCTCGGTCCTCTGCGAGTTCCGGGCGCGGCTCGTCGCCGGCTCGGCCGAGGGGCGGCTGCTCGACGCGCTCCTCGATCTCTGCCGCGGGCGCGGCTGGCTGAAGACCCGCGGCCGCCAGCGCACCGACGCGACGCACGTCCTGGCCCGCGTCCGCAACCTCGACCGGCTCGAGTGCGTCGTCGAGACGATGCGCCACGTCCTGAACAGCCTGGCAGCGGCGGACCCAGAGTGGCTCCGCCGTCAGGCCCGGGCGGAGTGGGTCGAGCGCTACGGCCGGCGAGCCGAGGAGTCCCGGCTCCCGGACTCCGAGGAGGGCCGCCGCGCCCTCGCCCGGGAGGTCGGCAAGGACGGCCACGCCCTGCTGGCGGCGGCCTACGACGCCGGCGCCCCGCCCTCGGTCGCGCGATCGCCGGCGGTCGAGACGCTGCGCCGGGTCTGGGTCCAGCACTTCCTGGTCGAGGCCGGCGGGCTGCGTTGGCGGGCCGAGGGTGACGGCATCCCGCCCTCCGCCGCGTCGATCAACTCGCCTCACGACTCCGAGGCCCGGTACGGCAAGAAGCGGTCGACGATCTGGGTGGGCTACAAGGCCCACCTGACCGAGACGTGCGACGACGAGTCGCCCCACCTGGTCGTCCAGGTGACGACCGCGCCGGCGCCGGCGGCCGACGGCGATGCCCTGGCCGGGATCTACGAGCAGCTGGGCCGGAAGGATTCGCTGCCGGGCAAGCACCTAGCGGACACCGGCTACATCGACGCCGAGCTGCTGGTCAGCAGCCGCCGCGACCACGGCGTGGAGCTGATCGGGCCGACGCGGCCGGACTACGGCTGGCAGGCCCTGGCCGGCGGCGGCTTCACGGCGTCGGACTTCGCCATCGACTGGGAGGGCAGCCGGGCCACCTGCCCGGAGGGGCGCGTCAGCTCGGGGTGGACGCCGGCCGTGGAGCGGGACCACACCGAGGTCGTGCACATCAAGTTCTCGAGGAAGGACTGCAAGCCCTGCCCCGCCCGAGAGCGGTGCACGGGGGCGGCGAGGCGGTCGCTGACGATCCGGGCCCGCGAGCCGTTCGAGGCGCTGAGGGCGGCCCGCGCGCGGGAGGAGACGGAGGAGTACCGGGCCGACTACGCCCACCGCGCGGGGATTGAAGGGACGATCTCGCAAGCGGTCCGGGTCGCCGGGCTGCGGCGATCGCGCTACGCGGGTCGGGCGAAGACGCACCTCCAGCACCTGGCGACGGCGGCCGCGATCGACATCTTGCGCGTCGTCGACTGGCTCGCGGAGGCACCTCGAGAAGCGACCAGGACGTGCGCCTTCGTCCGGCTGATCACCGCGGCCGTCCCGGCCTGA
- a CDS encoding transposase, whose product MWAEDEARPGLKPVARRVWAVKGRRPTANGRTGCQWLYVYGFVHPASGRDLEPILPAADTDRMAAALGEFARWAGPAGERLLVVPVDNAGWHVARRLAVPPDVVRHRLPPRTPDLQPAEPLWPPLRAVVANEGFDDLEALERPLIGRCRWLIDHPEVVRGAVGFHWAVALNGY is encoded by the coding sequence CTGTGGGCCGAGGACGAGGCCCGGCCGGGGCTCAAGCCCGTCGCCCGGCGGGTCTGGGCCGTCAAGGGGCGACGACCGACGGCCAACGGCCGCACCGGGTGTCAGTGGCTCTACGTCTACGGCTTCGTCCACCCGGCCAGCGGCCGCGACCTGGAGCCGATCCTGCCGGCGGCGGATACCGACCGGATGGCCGCAGCGCTCGGCGAGTTCGCCCGGTGGGCGGGCCCCGCGGGCGAGAGGCTGCTGGTGGTGCCGGTCGACAACGCCGGCTGGCACGTGGCCAGGCGCCTGGCGGTGCCGCCGGACGTGGTGCGGCACCGGCTGCCGCCCCGCACGCCGGACTTGCAGCCGGCCGAGCCGCTCTGGCCGCCGCTGCGCGCGGTGGTGGCCAACGAGGGCTTCGACGACCTGGAAGCGTTGGAGCGCCCCTTGATCGGTCGATGCCGCTGGCTGATCGACCACCCCGAGGTCGTCCGCGGGGCGGTCGGCTTCCACTGGGCGGTCGCCCTCAATGGTTATTGA
- a CDS encoding transposase encodes MLRRIVERAEQRKARLAFLDGSGSPLEPVARRTYAPGGKAPIQGAWHRKGRISAIGAVAVSPALRRPNLVFRLLPDDANAHGEDTVSFLARPRGRPRGPMTILRDRGGIHKRSRVVEAYQAKHPGIEAEDFPGYAPDANPDEGVWGDTEYPRLPSYAPEDTRELRLRLWDESSALRQRPNLLLGLAAATGPAGLVHPPRRDPTPVGVLVSLARLGSVTHNFRTTNGLSPLEHGRDSGHPAGLVTTPHRCQEDPQGYRTMNY; translated from the coding sequence GTGCTGCGCCGGATCGTCGAGCGGGCCGAGCAGCGGAAGGCCCGACTCGCCTTCCTCGACGGGTCGGGGTCCCCGCTCGAGCCGGTGGCCCGCCGCACCTACGCCCCCGGGGGAAAGGCCCCGATCCAGGGGGCGTGGCATCGCAAGGGCCGGATCTCGGCGATCGGCGCCGTGGCCGTCAGCCCGGCGCTCCGGCGGCCCAACCTCGTCTTCCGGTTGCTGCCGGACGACGCCAACGCCCACGGGGAGGACACGGTCTCCTTCCTGGCCCGGCCCCGGGGCCGGCCCCGGGGGCCGATGACGATCCTCCGGGACCGGGGCGGGATCCATAAGCGGTCGAGGGTGGTGGAGGCGTACCAGGCCAAGCATCCGGGGATCGAGGCCGAGGACTTCCCCGGCTACGCCCCGGATGCGAATCCGGACGAAGGGGTGTGGGGCGACACCGAGTACCCGCGATTGCCGAGCTATGCGCCCGAGGACACCCGAGAGCTCCGGCTCCGGCTGTGGGACGAGTCCTCGGCCTTGCGGCAGCGACCGAACCTGCTTCTCGGCCTTGCGGCAGCGACCGGACCTGCCGGCCTCGTTCATCCGCCACGCCGGGATCCCACTCCGGTTGGAGTCCTTGTCTCTTTGGCAAGGCTGGGCTCAGTAACGCATAACTTCCGGACGACGAACGGCTTATCGCCACTCGAGCACGGGAGGGACTCCGGGCATCCTGCGGGGTTGGTCACGACCCCACACCGATGCCAGGAGGACCCCCAGGGCTACCGCACTATGAACTACTGA
- a CDS encoding ISAs1 family transposase, with translation MPPLPITAVFAEVPDPRRETANTLHDLTDILTVATCAVIGGAESREAIAEYGRTKEGFFRRFLRLDNGIPSPDTFERVFAKLAPGASARAFGRWMAAACGATGLVPIAIDGKSARAARRDTATGCLHVVTAWAAENRLALGTACVPGGSNEVAAIPALLRVLDLAGAIATIDAAGCRVEDARIIRQQQGHSLLTVKDNQPTLRAAVESVFERACEADFEDVRCDGHESDEDGHGRHEERYVTVIYDPVGLPAGWPDVAAVVQVNREREVGGERAVTTPYYIASHPGTAAEFAGRIRGHWGIENGLHWALDVVFRGDRSRIRAENAGANLALIRRVAVALWWRAPGKGSGVTKRLKAGWDDDYLLQVLQRNDSSCSAVAPGRLLGRLLRAPQRQDAGLSDGDRLRLGIPGGAGDDRGGRIRHPRGRAEHLVGRRRRPRPRRPARVDRSRRRRLRRRVGPPAPDYAQGGAASGQLRDAGVLRLGRGVLRPAAGRRRGRARLAVQ, from the coding sequence ATGCCGCCACTGCCGATCACGGCCGTCTTCGCCGAGGTGCCCGACCCCCGCCGGGAGACGGCCAACACGCTCCACGACCTCACCGACATCCTGACCGTCGCCACCTGTGCCGTCATCGGCGGGGCCGAGTCCCGGGAGGCGATCGCCGAGTACGGGAGGACCAAGGAGGGGTTCTTCCGCCGCTTCCTCCGCCTCGACAACGGCATCCCCAGCCCGGACACCTTCGAGCGGGTCTTCGCCAAGCTGGCCCCGGGGGCGTCCGCCCGGGCGTTCGGGCGCTGGATGGCGGCGGCCTGCGGGGCGACCGGCCTGGTGCCGATCGCCATCGACGGCAAGTCGGCCCGGGCGGCCAGGCGGGACACGGCCACCGGGTGCCTGCACGTCGTCACGGCGTGGGCCGCCGAGAACCGCCTGGCCCTCGGCACGGCCTGCGTCCCGGGCGGCTCGAACGAGGTGGCGGCGATCCCCGCGCTGCTCCGGGTGCTGGACCTGGCCGGGGCGATCGCGACGATCGACGCGGCCGGCTGCCGGGTCGAGGACGCGCGGATCATCCGCCAGCAGCAGGGGCACTCTCTGCTGACCGTCAAGGACAACCAGCCGACGCTCCGGGCGGCCGTCGAGTCGGTCTTCGAGCGGGCGTGCGAGGCCGACTTCGAGGATGTCCGGTGCGACGGTCACGAGTCGGACGAGGACGGCCACGGGCGGCACGAGGAGCGGTACGTGACGGTGATCTACGACCCCGTCGGCCTGCCGGCGGGGTGGCCGGACGTGGCGGCGGTGGTGCAGGTCAACCGCGAGCGGGAGGTCGGCGGGGAGCGGGCCGTAACCACCCCCTACTACATCGCCAGTCACCCGGGGACAGCCGCCGAGTTCGCGGGCCGGATTCGGGGCCATTGGGGTATCGAGAACGGGCTGCACTGGGCCCTCGACGTGGTCTTCCGGGGGGATCGCAGCCGGATCCGGGCGGAGAACGCCGGGGCCAACCTGGCGTTGATCCGGCGGGTGGCGGTCGCGCTGTGGTGGCGGGCACCGGGCAAGGGGAGCGGGGTCACGAAGCGTCTCAAGGCCGGCTGGGACGACGACTATCTGCTTCAGGTCCTTCAAAGGAATGACAGCAGTTGTAGTGCGGTAGCCCCGGGGCGGCTTCTCGGTCGACTTCTCCGAGCACCACAACGCCAGGATGCAGGACTTTCGGACGGCGATCGGCTGCGCCTCGGCATACCCGGAGGGGCAGGTGACGATCGGGGGGGTCGTATTCGCCATCCCCGAGGGCGGGCCGAACACCTGGTCGGCCGCCGCCGTCGCCCTCGACCACGGCGACCAGCCCGTGTCGATCGAAGTCGGCGTCGGCGCCTTCGGCGTCGAGTCGGCCCACCTGCTCCTGACTACGCACAAGGGGGAGCGGCTTCCGGGCAGCTTCGCGATGCTGGAGTTCTTCGGCTCGGGCGGGGCGTACTACGCCCGGCCGCTGGACGGCGACGAGGACGTGCGCGACTGGCTGTTCAGTGA
- a CDS encoding PEP-CTERM sorting domain-containing protein, with product MLEFFGSGGAYYARPLDGDEDVRDWLFSEYTNAINGTSTVEVFAAGSGFQRAYRLDMLTVELPVAFRTQTLDMIRVSDWGNYELQRLNVHGITITAVPEPSSLLVGLLGACLAGFGGWRTRRRMKT from the coding sequence ATGCTGGAGTTCTTCGGCTCGGGCGGGGCGTACTACGCCCGGCCGCTGGACGGCGACGAGGACGTGCGCGACTGGCTGTTCAGTGAGTACACCAACGCGATCAACGGCACGTCCACCGTCGAGGTGTTCGCCGCGGGCAGCGGCTTCCAGCGGGCGTACCGACTCGACATGCTCACCGTCGAGCTGCCGGTCGCGTTCCGGACCCAGACCCTGGACATGATCCGGGTCAGCGACTGGGGCAACTATGAACTCCAGCGGCTGAACGTCCACGGCATTACGATCACGGCCGTCCCCGAGCCGTCCTCGCTCCTCGTGGGACTGCTTGGTGCCTGTCTGGCCGGCTTCGGCGGGTGGCGGACCCGACGCCGAATGAAGACGTGA
- a CDS encoding TolC family protein encodes MARLVAMSLGLALVAVPSPAVTLGGPPATRAGQEIPTPVPSRIPETPGDLPPPPVIPHSPATGGVRQAPPPLVQLDPAPSAATDLRFPINLATALRLADARPLVVAAAQAGTWVAEAKLARAKVLWVPQLNLGANYIRHDGGGPDFNKGILTAPSVNFFYGGGGLVQNVALTDVYFEPLVARRELDSTHWDVQAAKNDALMMVADAYFAVHRARGSYAGALYCVGRGRDLVERVDRLSGDLVPRVEVDRARNMLADLQQRATSDREAWRVGSADLTQVLRLDPRAVVEPLEPDHLQLTLVDPARGLDELMPVALTNRPELASHRAMVAAAEERIRREKGRPMLPRVRINGFQTPYEQIQAGIFGMGPNSSLDQWSGRFDFSVQPLWELEGMGLGNLARIKEQRGEQSREIIDLLATQDRVAADVTRAQARLQSAAARVTQADRALRTAIITFDGTYEGLSQTSRFGDVLVLVNRPSEAVFALKLLKLAIDEYFATVAEHNRAQFELFHALGYPARELAELAPPGDLVPVDTSRPDYLPPVGNGPPPATR; translated from the coding sequence ATGGCCCGATTGGTCGCGATGTCGCTCGGGCTTGCCCTGGTCGCCGTCCCCTCGCCCGCCGTCACCCTCGGCGGGCCCCCGGCGACACGGGCAGGGCAGGAGATCCCCACCCCGGTCCCGAGCCGGATCCCCGAGACCCCGGGCGACCTGCCTCCCCCCCCCGTGATCCCGCACTCCCCGGCGACGGGCGGGGTCCGGCAGGCGCCCCCGCCCCTGGTGCAACTGGATCCGGCCCCTTCGGCGGCAACCGACCTCCGATTCCCGATCAACCTGGCCACGGCGCTGCGGCTGGCCGACGCCCGGCCCCTGGTCGTCGCCGCCGCACAGGCCGGCACCTGGGTCGCCGAGGCGAAGCTCGCCCGGGCCAAGGTGCTCTGGGTACCCCAGCTGAACCTCGGCGCCAACTACATCCGGCACGACGGCGGCGGGCCGGACTTCAACAAGGGCATCCTCACCGCACCCAGCGTCAATTTCTTCTACGGGGGCGGCGGCCTGGTCCAGAACGTCGCCCTGACCGACGTCTACTTCGAACCCCTGGTCGCCCGCCGGGAACTGGACTCGACGCACTGGGACGTGCAGGCGGCCAAGAACGACGCCCTGATGATGGTCGCCGACGCCTACTTCGCCGTCCACCGGGCCCGGGGCTCCTATGCCGGGGCCCTGTACTGCGTCGGCCGGGGGCGGGACCTCGTCGAACGGGTCGACCGCCTCAGCGGCGACCTCGTCCCTCGGGTCGAGGTCGACCGGGCCCGCAACATGCTGGCCGACCTGCAGCAGCGGGCCACCTCCGACCGCGAGGCCTGGCGGGTCGGCAGCGCCGACCTGACCCAGGTGCTCCGGCTCGACCCGAGGGCCGTCGTCGAGCCCCTCGAACCGGACCACCTCCAGCTCACCCTCGTCGACCCGGCCCGGGGGCTGGACGAGCTGATGCCGGTGGCCCTGACCAATCGCCCCGAGCTGGCCTCGCACCGGGCGATGGTGGCGGCGGCCGAGGAGCGGATCCGGCGGGAGAAGGGCCGTCCGATGCTGCCGAGGGTCCGGATCAACGGCTTCCAGACCCCCTACGAGCAGATCCAGGCGGGCATCTTCGGCATGGGGCCCAACAGCAGCCTCGACCAGTGGAGCGGCCGGTTCGACTTCAGCGTGCAGCCGCTCTGGGAACTCGAGGGGATGGGACTGGGGAACCTGGCCCGGATCAAGGAGCAGCGCGGCGAGCAGTCTCGGGAGATCATCGACCTGCTCGCCACCCAGGACCGGGTGGCCGCCGACGTGACCCGGGCCCAGGCGAGGCTCCAGTCGGCCGCCGCCCGGGTCACCCAGGCCGACCGGGCCTTGCGGACGGCGATCATCACCTTCGACGGGACCTACGAGGGCCTGAGCCAGACTTCCCGGTTCGGCGACGTGCTCGTGCTGGTCAACCGGCCCTCGGAGGCCGTCTTCGCGCTGAAGCTCCTGAAGCTGGCGATCGACGAGTATTTCGCCACGGTGGCCGAGCACAACCGGGCCCAGTTCGAGCTCTTCCACGCCCTGGGCTACCCGGCCCGGGAGCTGGCCGAGCTGGCCCCGCCGGGCGACCTGGTCCCGGTCGACACCTCCCGACCCGACTACCTGCCACCCGTCGGCAACGGGCCCCCCCCGGCGACCCGGTGA